One Dysosmobacter welbionis DNA segment encodes these proteins:
- a CDS encoding tyrosine-type recombinase/integrase, whose translation MSELTISSERLTAFAAHLRAEERSAGTIENYLRHIRAFAVWLDGSPVTKETAAAWKEHLLTQDYAPATVNAMLAALNGLFHFLGWDGCRVKFLRVQRRLFRDAGRELTRPEYERLMETARSRGQERLALLMETICATGIRVSEVQYITMEAAKRGRTDIFLKGKIRTILLPEKLCRKLLKYAQKHKTASGEIFLTRSGRSLSRRQIWAEMKQLCRYAGVEPGKVFPHNFRHLFATIFYRACKDIVRLADVLGHSSIETTRIYLTTSGAEHAQQLNRLGLIL comes from the coding sequence ATGTCTGAACTTACGATTTCCAGTGAACGACTCACAGCCTTTGCTGCGCACCTGCGTGCCGAGGAGCGCAGCGCCGGTACCATCGAGAATTACCTGCGCCACATCCGGGCATTCGCCGTCTGGCTGGACGGCTCTCCGGTGACAAAGGAGACGGCGGCAGCCTGGAAAGAGCATCTGCTTACGCAGGACTATGCGCCGGCAACGGTCAATGCCATGCTGGCGGCGCTCAACGGCCTGTTTCACTTTCTGGGCTGGGACGGGTGCCGGGTAAAATTTCTGAGAGTCCAGCGCCGGCTGTTCCGGGACGCGGGCCGGGAGCTGACACGTCCGGAGTACGAACGTCTGATGGAGACGGCCCGTTCCAGAGGACAGGAGCGGCTGGCGCTGCTTATGGAGACGATCTGCGCTACCGGCATCCGTGTCTCCGAAGTGCAGTATATCACCATGGAGGCAGCAAAACGGGGCCGGACGGATATCTTTTTAAAAGGGAAAATCCGAACCATCCTCCTGCCGGAAAAACTTTGCCGGAAGCTGCTGAAATACGCGCAAAAACACAAAACCGCTTCTGGTGAGATCTTTCTCACCAGAAGCGGAAGAAGCTTGAGCCGCCGTCAGATCTGGGCGGAGATGAAACAGCTGTGCAGATACGCAGGAGTGGAGCCGGGAAAAGTATTCCCGCACAATTTTCGGCACCTCTTTGCCACGATCTTCTACCGGGCCTGTAAGGATATTGTTCGATTGGCCGATGTGCTAGGCCACAGTTCCATCGAAACCACACGCATTTATCTGACGACCTCCGGTGCGGAGCACGCACAGCAACTAAACAGGCTGGGATTGATTTTATAG